The Spirochaetaceae bacterium DNA segment AAAATTTTATTACCAATAATAAAATAAATATAATTATAAACTGCGCCGCCTTTACCCAAGTGGATAAAGCCGAACAGCAGCCGCAGTCGGCTTATGCCATTAACAGTTATGCCGTTAAAAATTTAGCTTCATTAATGGCGCAGCAAGGAGGAAAGATTATCCACTTTAGCACCGATTACCTCTTTGACGGTCTAAAAGAACAGCCTTACAATGAAACCGATAGGCCTAAACCGTTAAATATTTATGGCCATAGCAAGTTACTAGGCGAGCGCTATTTGCATAAAATTTGCCCAAATTCGGTAACTATCCGTACCTCGTGGTTATATGGCGATGGTGGCAATTCTTTTGTGCATAAAATTTTAAAGCAATTAGACAAACCGCAGATTAACGTGGTGGCCAATCAGCTGGGCAGCCCTACTTACGCTAATTCGCTCGCTAAAGTTATTCCTTATCTTTTAGAGAGTAATTTAAGCGGTATTTTTCATTATAGCGCTTTTGGCACCACATCGTGGTATAACTATGCCTGCGAGATTATGAAGCTAACGTCCCCTAACCAGCTTTACAAATTAACTCCTATTAACGGCAGGCAACTAACGCAAGCAAAGCGTCCTTTTTGTAGTGTTTTAGATAAGAAGAAAATTTTAAAAACTTTACCGATTAAAATTAACGATTGGCAAAGTGAGCTTACTGCTTTTTTAAAAGCGGCCAAGCTTTATCCTTAGCGCTAACTATCGGCCGGCTTAGCGGCCAATTAATAGCCAAAGCCGGGTCGTTGTAGTAAATGCCGGCCTCTGCTTCGGGGTTATAGTAATTGCCGCACTTATAATAAATTATGGCATCTTCTAAAGCCGCATAACCATGCGCAAAACCGGCCGGCACATAAATAGCTTCGCCGGGCTGCAAATAAACGCTATAAACTTTACCGTAATAAAAACTATCGGCCCTTAAATCTATCGCCGCATCAAAGATATGACCGGCCAGTAAAAAAATTAATTTACTTTGGGCATAAGGCGGCAATTGGTAATGCAAACCTCGTAGAACATTTTTGTAGCTTTGGGCATAATTATCCTGTACAAAGGTATCAATTATGCCGATATGAGCAAAGGTATTAGCACGGTATAATTCAGCAAACAAACCACGCTCATCGAGGTGCTGTATATTTTTTATTAACTTTAAGGCGCCATCTTCATTAATATTGACAACGTTCATCTATTCGTGAGCAAGTTCGTTCAGCTTAGCCTCTACCTCACCTAACCTTTCAGTTAGTTTTTCAAGGCTCTTCTCAATGCGTCTCTTCTCGGCTTCAAGCCGTTTTAAATTTTCTTCCGGTTTAACTTTATGCTCACGGATAAAACTGCGCGCCTCATCTTGGCTTTTGCCCTCTTGCAGCATTTCTTCCACAAACTGCCTCTGCTCGGGGTCTTTTAAGCCGGAGGCAATTTTCATATTATCAAAACCGATTTTGGGGTCAATGTCTAAGGCAAAAACCTTCATAATCGATTTAGCTTGCCCGCGCTGCATAGTAAGCACCCGCTCGACATAATCTTCAAAACTGGTTTGGTGGCGCTGACATAAATCGAGAGCTTCAATTAACAAACGGCCAAAATCTTTCATTAAATTGCCGTTCTTAGCTAAATATTGCTCTTTAATTTTTTTAGTAAGCTCCACAAATTCGTGCTCGCTATCAAAAATATTTTTATAAAGTTTAATTTCTTCAGCTTTATTTAAAAGACCATGCAAAATAGTACGATAGGCAATGGTATGGGCGCGTTTAGCGCTTGGCCGCTCGTAATTTGGACTGTTAAAATGCACATGGTGAGCATATTCGTGAATAGCGGTGTACAACAAACTATTGTCGTCTTTAAAATTTAAATTATGAATTAATATTTCCATAGTTTCCGGCTTGTAAAGGCCATTCACTTTTTGACTGGTTTTACCAGAAAAAATAACACTAAACTCCGGCACATTGCTCTCTAAGCTTAATAAAGCTTGCTTAACATCGTTCTGATTCATTAAGTCCCCAAATTATATTTAATTTGCATATTAATTATTTCGTCTATCATCGAATGCGTAGCCAACGAAACATTGATAAATTCTACGGCTAGTTCTTTTTCGTCGTTACCTTCTTTTACACGCAAAATTTTAACATCTACATAAAATTGAAATTTACTTTCCGGCGTATTAAATTTTACAAATAACGACACCATTTCGTTTTGCTCAAAACTCTCGCTGGCCGCACAAGTTAAATAGGCCCCGCCGGCCGAAATATTTAATATTTTAGCCTCGATATTTTTACGGCCGTTCTTACGTGATATACGCAGCTCCAGCGGCCAATCAACCCGCTTAAAGGTACGTAAAACCCCTTTAGCTTCCTCTAAAACATGGGTTATATCCTCAAGGGTGTTGGCGTTTTTAATGCTAAGTTTACGCGCTACCTCTTCGTTTTGCCAATAAATTACCGGTAAGGCCGGGTTTAGTTTATACAAAGCCGAAGCTACGGCGCTAATTTCATCGAGGCTGCCGGAAATTATTAAAGCAAAGGTGGCCTCTTGCTGGTCGATAAAAAAACTAAAAACATCGTTACGGTGCTGCAACTGATGGCAGCTATAAGGTAAATTAGCTAACTCTTTGGT contains these protein-coding regions:
- the rfbD gene encoding dTDP-4-dehydrorhamnose reductase, producing MSRASTKIWLTGANGLLAKALKTELSDYPLLTTTHKELDICHINKSKNFITNNKINIIINCAAFTQVDKAEQQPQSAYAINSYAVKNLASLMAQQGGKIIHFSTDYLFDGLKEQPYNETDRPKPLNIYGHSKLLGERYLHKICPNSVTIRTSWLYGDGGNSFVHKILKQLDKPQINVVANQLGSPTYANSLAKVIPYLLESNLSGIFHYSAFGTTSWYNYACEIMKLTSPNQLYKLTPINGRQLTQAKRPFCSVLDKKKILKTLPIKINDWQSELTAFLKAAKLYP
- the rfbC gene encoding dTDP-4-dehydrorhamnose 3,5-epimerase, whose translation is MNVVNINEDGALKLIKNIQHLDERGLFAELYRANTFAHIGIIDTFVQDNYAQSYKNVLRGLHYQLPPYAQSKLIFLLAGHIFDAAIDLRADSFYYGKVYSVYLQPGEAIYVPAGFAHGYAALEDAIIYYKCGNYYNPEAEAGIYYNDPALAINWPLSRPIVSAKDKAWPLLKKQ
- a CDS encoding PilZ domain-containing protein; translated protein: MVKNYKAVGIVDFEKKFLSEQTKELANLPYSCHQLQHRNDVFSFFIDQQEATFALIISGSLDEISAVASALYKLNPALPVIYWQNEEVARKLSIKNANTLEDITHVLEEAKGVLRTFKRVDWPLELRISRKNGRKNIEAKILNISAGGAYLTCAASESFEQNEMVSLFVKFNTPESKFQFYVDVKILRVKEGNDEKELAVEFINVSLATHSMIDEIINMQIKYNLGT